One genomic window of Moorella glycerini includes the following:
- a CDS encoding ATP-binding cassette domain-containing protein, which translates to MEPIIKVENFTFYYPDSQVPALAGINLTVREGEFLGLTGPAGAGKTTLALALNGIIPNFQGGRMGGRVMVAGLDTAKTPCARLAGVIGSVFQDPEAQLVAEVVEDELAFGLENLAVPREEIERRIGGALEMVGITSLRHRSLRELSGGQKQKVAIAAAVALRPRVLVLDEPTSELDPRGTVEIVALLQRLNRDYGITILLIEQKISVLAPRLPRLVCLNKGRIVADASPRQILAQEKLTAELGLEVPPVTALFRMLRRAGVYHGDLPLEVDEGRRELGLLLGHQASRT; encoded by the coding sequence ATGGAACCCATTATTAAAGTAGAGAATTTTACTTTTTACTATCCCGACAGCCAGGTGCCCGCCCTGGCCGGAATAAACTTAACCGTCCGGGAGGGAGAATTTTTAGGCCTGACCGGCCCTGCCGGCGCCGGCAAGACCACCCTGGCCCTGGCCCTGAACGGCATCATCCCCAATTTTCAGGGAGGCCGTATGGGTGGCAGGGTAATGGTTGCCGGTTTAGACACGGCAAAAACCCCCTGCGCCCGGCTGGCCGGGGTTATCGGCAGCGTCTTCCAGGACCCGGAAGCCCAGCTGGTGGCGGAAGTAGTCGAGGATGAGCTGGCCTTCGGCCTGGAAAACCTGGCCGTTCCCCGGGAAGAAATAGAGCGGCGTATTGGCGGCGCCCTGGAAATGGTGGGCATCACCAGCCTGCGCCACCGTAGTTTACGGGAATTATCCGGCGGCCAGAAGCAAAAGGTGGCCATTGCCGCTGCCGTGGCTTTAAGGCCCAGGGTACTGGTGCTGGATGAACCGACTTCCGAACTCGACCCCCGTGGTACCGTGGAAATCGTGGCCCTCCTGCAGCGGCTCAACCGGGACTACGGCATAACCATCCTGTTGATTGAACAAAAAATAAGTGTCCTGGCCCCCCGGCTCCCCCGGCTGGTCTGTCTTAACAAGGGCCGCATCGTGGCCGATGCCAGCCCGCGCCAGATCCTGGCCCAGGAGAAATTGACGGCCGAGCTGGGCCTGGAGGTCCCCCCGGTGACAGCCCTGTTCCGGATGCTGCGCCGGGCCGGCGTCTATCATGGCGACCTGCCCCTGGAGGTAGACGAAGGCCGGCGGGAACTGGGGCTCCTGCTGGGGCACCAGGCGTCCCGGACATAG